One window of the Cotesia glomerata isolate CgM1 linkage group LG10, MPM_Cglom_v2.3, whole genome shotgun sequence genome contains the following:
- the LOC123272587 gene encoding protein spaetzle 4 isoform X2 gives MSAFSLFILQMVITPFTISQLPESSYMNSFGYDASSACKKPFARNAKAYFEKLPCDFQHQNWCTVAGKFYPWHAVRRFVQENQGLMRRMYGDEKHILVLKNELEKNDIDLEIEQRNPKLFNNPRFFGDYNQNEDDYQITKNKNQDHTFTEKIPRFHDSTKLHPQYTASSTYPSINTVSLNENSSHLNSTLSTKLYKATAMTESNDKLPNGLNKTDENKENKNSKTTVLLSDIARIKNSSIDKIPDFLSTTEYNILNLTTTNPISSLDIEKTTINPESFAQTSTTLGEQIDSNTDRINKDELSTNEQNYHSPKPHLEHILSDDNKLNNKSQLFQDATKEQTERPVLKLRGINACPVKEEVVAPFWANNTRGEVLALLNLYPFEQYVHWEKCTHEKKQMYCREGCRCEQQYRLHRLLAYDPNNECRGIFSDWFKFPSCCVCRCYDLPIEFRVTSRSPRLQRRKIKIRKSVD, from the exons ATGAGTgcatttagtttatttattctacAG atGGTAATTACACCATTTACTATCTCTCAACTTCCTGAATCTAGTTATATGAATTCGTTCGGATATGACGCGTCATCAGCATGTAAAAAACCGTTTGCAAGGAATGCAAAAGCGTACTTCGAAAAACTTCCATGTGATTTTCAACATCAAAATTGGTGTACCGTAGCTGGAAAATTTTATCCAtg gcaTGCAGTAAGAAGATTTGTTCAAGAAAATCAAGGTTTGATGAGACGAATGTATGGAGATGAAAAACATATTCTTGTTCTGAAAAATGaactagaaaaaaatgatattgatTTGGAAATCGAGCAACGAAAtccaaaactttttaataaccCCCG CTTTTTTGGAGACTACAATCAAAATGAAGATGATTAtcaaattaccaaaaataaaaatcaagatCATACATTCACTGAGAAAATACCAAGATTCCATGATTCAACGAAACTACATCCTCAATATACAGCATCTTCTACGTATCCATCTATAAACACAGTTTCATTGAACGAAAACTCATCACACTTAAACTCAACTCTTTCAACAAAATTATACAAAGCTACAGCTATGACAGAATCAAATGATAAATTACCAAATGGTCTCAATAAGACtgatgaaaataaagaaaataaaaactcaaaaacgacAGTTCTATTGTCAGACATAGCTCGAATCAAAAATTCTAGTATCGATAAAATACCAGATTTTCTATCAACAACGGagtataatatattaaatctaACAACAACTAATCCAATAAGTTCATTAGATATAGAAAAAACAACCATCAACCCTGAAAGTTTTGCTCAAACTTCAACGACCCTTGGTGAACAAATTGATTCGAACACTGATCGAATTAATAAAGACGAATTATCTACCAATGAACAAAATTACCATTCACCAAAACCTCATTTAGAACATATATTATCTGATGATAATAAACTTAACAATAAAAGTCAATTATTCCAAGATGCAACAAAAGAGCAGACTGAACGACCAGTTCTTAAACTACGCGGAAT aaatGCATGTCCAGTAAAAGAAGAAGTCGTAGCACCGTTTTGGGCAAATAATACTCGTGGAGAAGTTTTAGcgcttttaaatttatacccTTTTGAACAATATGTTCATTGGGAAAAATGCAc acatGAAAAAAAGCAGATGTATTGCAGAGAAGGCTGCAGATGTGAACAACAATATAGACTTCATCGCCTCCTTGCTTATGATCCAAATAACGAATGTCGAGGAATTTTTAGTGATTGGTTCAAATTTCCGAGCTGCTGCGTTTGCCGTTGCTATGATTTGCCTATTGAATTTCGCGTTACCTCGCGCTCACCTCGCTTACAAagacgaaaaataaaaatacgaaAATCAGTTGactga
- the LOC123272587 gene encoding protein spaetzle 4 isoform X1 — translation MSAFSLFILQMVITPFTISQLPESSYMNSFGYDASSACKKPFARNAKAYFEKLPCDFQHQNWCTVAGKFYPWHAVRRFVQENQGLMRRMYGDEKHILVLKNELEKNDIDLEIEQRNPKLFNNPRGFFGDYNQNEDDYQITKNKNQDHTFTEKIPRFHDSTKLHPQYTASSTYPSINTVSLNENSSHLNSTLSTKLYKATAMTESNDKLPNGLNKTDENKENKNSKTTVLLSDIARIKNSSIDKIPDFLSTTEYNILNLTTTNPISSLDIEKTTINPESFAQTSTTLGEQIDSNTDRINKDELSTNEQNYHSPKPHLEHILSDDNKLNNKSQLFQDATKEQTERPVLKLRGINACPVKEEVVAPFWANNTRGEVLALLNLYPFEQYVHWEKCTHEKKQMYCREGCRCEQQYRLHRLLAYDPNNECRGIFSDWFKFPSCCVCRCYDLPIEFRVTSRSPRLQRRKIKIRKSVD, via the exons ATGAGTgcatttagtttatttattctacAG atGGTAATTACACCATTTACTATCTCTCAACTTCCTGAATCTAGTTATATGAATTCGTTCGGATATGACGCGTCATCAGCATGTAAAAAACCGTTTGCAAGGAATGCAAAAGCGTACTTCGAAAAACTTCCATGTGATTTTCAACATCAAAATTGGTGTACCGTAGCTGGAAAATTTTATCCAtg gcaTGCAGTAAGAAGATTTGTTCAAGAAAATCAAGGTTTGATGAGACGAATGTATGGAGATGAAAAACATATTCTTGTTCTGAAAAATGaactagaaaaaaatgatattgatTTGGAAATCGAGCAACGAAAtccaaaactttttaataaccCCCG TGGCTTTTTTGGAGACTACAATCAAAATGAAGATGATTAtcaaattaccaaaaataaaaatcaagatCATACATTCACTGAGAAAATACCAAGATTCCATGATTCAACGAAACTACATCCTCAATATACAGCATCTTCTACGTATCCATCTATAAACACAGTTTCATTGAACGAAAACTCATCACACTTAAACTCAACTCTTTCAACAAAATTATACAAAGCTACAGCTATGACAGAATCAAATGATAAATTACCAAATGGTCTCAATAAGACtgatgaaaataaagaaaataaaaactcaaaaacgacAGTTCTATTGTCAGACATAGCTCGAATCAAAAATTCTAGTATCGATAAAATACCAGATTTTCTATCAACAACGGagtataatatattaaatctaACAACAACTAATCCAATAAGTTCATTAGATATAGAAAAAACAACCATCAACCCTGAAAGTTTTGCTCAAACTTCAACGACCCTTGGTGAACAAATTGATTCGAACACTGATCGAATTAATAAAGACGAATTATCTACCAATGAACAAAATTACCATTCACCAAAACCTCATTTAGAACATATATTATCTGATGATAATAAACTTAACAATAAAAGTCAATTATTCCAAGATGCAACAAAAGAGCAGACTGAACGACCAGTTCTTAAACTACGCGGAAT aaatGCATGTCCAGTAAAAGAAGAAGTCGTAGCACCGTTTTGGGCAAATAATACTCGTGGAGAAGTTTTAGcgcttttaaatttatacccTTTTGAACAATATGTTCATTGGGAAAAATGCAc acatGAAAAAAAGCAGATGTATTGCAGAGAAGGCTGCAGATGTGAACAACAATATAGACTTCATCGCCTCCTTGCTTATGATCCAAATAACGAATGTCGAGGAATTTTTAGTGATTGGTTCAAATTTCCGAGCTGCTGCGTTTGCCGTTGCTATGATTTGCCTATTGAATTTCGCGTTACCTCGCGCTCACCTCGCTTACAAagacgaaaaataaaaatacgaaAATCAGTTGactga
- the LOC123272587 gene encoding protein spaetzle 4 isoform X3, which produces MRRMYGDEKHILVLKNELEKNDIDLEIEQRNPKLFNNPRGFFGDYNQNEDDYQITKNKNQDHTFTEKIPRFHDSTKLHPQYTASSTYPSINTVSLNENSSHLNSTLSTKLYKATAMTESNDKLPNGLNKTDENKENKNSKTTVLLSDIARIKNSSIDKIPDFLSTTEYNILNLTTTNPISSLDIEKTTINPESFAQTSTTLGEQIDSNTDRINKDELSTNEQNYHSPKPHLEHILSDDNKLNNKSQLFQDATKEQTERPVLKLRGINACPVKEEVVAPFWANNTRGEVLALLNLYPFEQYVHWEKCTHEKKQMYCREGCRCEQQYRLHRLLAYDPNNECRGIFSDWFKFPSCCVCRCYDLPIEFRVTSRSPRLQRRKIKIRKSVD; this is translated from the exons ATGAGACGAATGTATGGAGATGAAAAACATATTCTTGTTCTGAAAAATGaactagaaaaaaatgatattgatTTGGAAATCGAGCAACGAAAtccaaaactttttaataaccCCCG TGGCTTTTTTGGAGACTACAATCAAAATGAAGATGATTAtcaaattaccaaaaataaaaatcaagatCATACATTCACTGAGAAAATACCAAGATTCCATGATTCAACGAAACTACATCCTCAATATACAGCATCTTCTACGTATCCATCTATAAACACAGTTTCATTGAACGAAAACTCATCACACTTAAACTCAACTCTTTCAACAAAATTATACAAAGCTACAGCTATGACAGAATCAAATGATAAATTACCAAATGGTCTCAATAAGACtgatgaaaataaagaaaataaaaactcaaaaacgacAGTTCTATTGTCAGACATAGCTCGAATCAAAAATTCTAGTATCGATAAAATACCAGATTTTCTATCAACAACGGagtataatatattaaatctaACAACAACTAATCCAATAAGTTCATTAGATATAGAAAAAACAACCATCAACCCTGAAAGTTTTGCTCAAACTTCAACGACCCTTGGTGAACAAATTGATTCGAACACTGATCGAATTAATAAAGACGAATTATCTACCAATGAACAAAATTACCATTCACCAAAACCTCATTTAGAACATATATTATCTGATGATAATAAACTTAACAATAAAAGTCAATTATTCCAAGATGCAACAAAAGAGCAGACTGAACGACCAGTTCTTAAACTACGCGGAAT aaatGCATGTCCAGTAAAAGAAGAAGTCGTAGCACCGTTTTGGGCAAATAATACTCGTGGAGAAGTTTTAGcgcttttaaatttatacccTTTTGAACAATATGTTCATTGGGAAAAATGCAc acatGAAAAAAAGCAGATGTATTGCAGAGAAGGCTGCAGATGTGAACAACAATATAGACTTCATCGCCTCCTTGCTTATGATCCAAATAACGAATGTCGAGGAATTTTTAGTGATTGGTTCAAATTTCCGAGCTGCTGCGTTTGCCGTTGCTATGATTTGCCTATTGAATTTCGCGTTACCTCGCGCTCACCTCGCTTACAAagacgaaaaataaaaatacgaaAATCAGTTGactga